GGTCGCGGCCGCAGGCCAGGCGATCGGCTTTGTCTCGCGGGCGCGCGGGCCGCAGGGTCACGCGCCCGCCGCGCAGCACCGGCGCCCTCGCGCTCACTGTTCCCGGTTCCCGGTTTCCGGTTCCCGCGCCCAGAGCGTCTCGTAGCCCTCGCCGGTGATCGCGAACTGCACCTGCTGGCGCTCCGTGCGGCGCAACTCGGCGAACGCCGCCTGGCAGCGCCCGCGCAGCGCTTCGCCGCCGATCGTCGCCATGCGGTCCTCGATCATCTTGGTCACGCCCAGCCGTTCCAGCGAGTCGACGAACTTCGGCCAGGGGATCAGCGTCATCGAGTCCGGGCGGGGGAAGCGCGGCCGCAGCTTGCGCAGGCTGCGCATCCGTTCCTCCACGGACTGCACCATCGGCGTGACGATCACCAGCGGCCCATCGCTGCCATTGGTGCGCGTGTCGAGCAGCAACGTCCGGCGCAGAAAGGGGAAGAAGAAGCCGACGACCTGCGTTTCGTCCAGGTGCTTGCGCACCTCGGCGATGTCGAGCTGAAAGTCCGAGTCCATGATCCAGCCCTTCGAGCCGCGGCAGTGAGCGCGGCAGTGAGCGCGGCAGTGAGCAATGAGCAGCGGGCAGTTCTCGGGGAAGATCTGCCCGGCCGCACGGCGCCGACGACGCGCGGTGTGTGTACGCGTTCTCGGTCTATTCTATGCGTCGAACGCGCGCCCGCAGCCCCGTCTACCGCGAACCTTCGCGCCCGCGAGGCCGCCGCTCAGCCGCAGACCGCGACGGCGCGGGTGGCGGCGACATCCTTCGCGATCTGGTCGATCAGCGCTTGTATCCCGTCGAACTTCACCTCGCCGCGCAGCCGCTGCACGAACTCCAGGCGCAGCTGGTGGCCGTAGATATCGCCCTCAAAATCCAGCAGGTGCGCTTCGATCGTCGGGGCGCCGTTGTCGAAGGTCGGCCGGCGGCCGATGTTCACCGCCGCCGCGAAGTTGCCTTCGTCGACGAAGGCACAGGCGGCGAACACGCCGAAACCGGGCAAGGCTCGGTCGGGCGCGATCGCCATGTTCGCCGTGGGAAACCCGATCGTGCGGCCGCGCTCGGCGCCGCGCACGATCGGCCCGCGCAGCGAGAAGCGCCGGCCAAGCAGATAATTGACGCGGGCGACATCACCCGCCGCCAGCGCCTCGCGTACATCGGAGGAACCCAGCTTATGGCCGTCCTCGCTCTCCACCGGCGCAAACTCGACCTCGACACCCTTCGCCGCGCCGATCTCGAGCAAACGCTCGCCCGCGCCCTCACGCCCGCGGCCGAGCGCCGAGTCCGGCCCGATCAGCAGGAAGCGCAGATCAAGCTCATCGACCATGAGCTGCACGAACTCGTCCGCGCCCGTCTGCGAGACCTCGCTGCTGAAGGTGACCGGCGCCACGATGTCCACGCCCAGCGCCGCCAGCAGCTCCATCCGCTCTTCCAGGCTCGTGAGATAGGTGACCTCAGTGCCCGGCCGCACGACGGTGAGCGGGTGCGGATGCAGGGTGATCACGCCCGTGGCCAGGCCGCGCGCCGCGGCGCGCTCTTCGAGCAGGTGAATCAGGAACTGGTGGCCACGGTGCACGCCGTCGAAGGTGCCGAGCGTGAAGGCGCTGGGCCGGCCCGGCGCTGCCC
This genomic window from Dehalococcoidia bacterium contains:
- the ribF gene encoding riboflavin biosynthesis protein RibF codes for the protein MATRLLREELRRAAPGRPSAFTLGTFDGVHRGHQFLIHLLEERAAARGLATGVITLHPHPLTVVRPGTEVTYLTSLEERMELLAALGVDIVAPVTFSSEVSQTGADEFVQLMVDELDLRFLLIGPDSALGRGREGAGERLLEIGAAKGVEVEFAPVESEDGHKLGSSDVREALAAGDVARVNYLLGRRFSLRGPIVRGAERGRTIGFPTANMAIAPDRALPGFGVFAACAFVDEGNFAAAVNIGRRPTFDNGAPTIEAHLLDFEGDIYGHQLRLEFVQRLRGEVKFDGIQALIDQIAKDVAATRAVAVCG